The Syntrophales bacterium nucleotide sequence ATAAACAGCATAGAAACAATAAATATCAAAACCCCTCTAATAATCAATAACAACATGGTTCTCACCTACCACCCTTGCATATACAATCCGATTAGAAGACATGTTTCTAACCTTCACTATCGCATCTCTCATGCCGTCCTCTTCACAGATGGCCACTGTATCTATCTGTATCGACCCTCTATCGAGCTGAAGTTTAACCACCTTTCCTTTTCTCACAAGGATAGGTTCCTTTAAAACGTCCTGCGTAATTTCTACACCCTTTGCAACAGGTGCAACAAGCACTCTCCCTACGACCTGATCAACAGAGGACACAAGCTTCGGATTTAAATGATAAACCCACTTACTTTTAACTTCTACATCCTCAGCCTGCAGAATCCTATTTCTACCAAGGGACTCCCTGGCAACTACAACCGGCCTATTCACAGCAACACGAACTGGAACCACAATGTTTTTTTTCATACCTTTAGAAGTTTCCAAAGTGACATTGAAAGAAAGATTTCCTATAAACTCTCCACTTCCGATCCTTTCCACATAAATAATCACCTTTTCCCCTACAGGCAATTTCCTCGCCCAAGCATTTTCCAAGAATTCAATATGCACATCTTCCTTCGCCCATGGGATACCTCCTTCAATGTATTGACGCACAACCTGTCTTATAGATCTTTCATCCACCATCTGGGTTTTGTGGAGTTCAGAGGCACCCAATTGATGACTAGCGTTTAAGGTTATTAACAATGCCCAACATAGAATCAGCAGTTTGTATCGACTTTGAATTGATCTCATAGTTACGCTGCCCCACAATCATTTTGACCATTTCTTCGATAACATTAACGTTAGACATTTCGAGGAAGAATTGATTTATATAGCCTCTACCCTCTGTGCCGGGATTTCCCACAAGGGCATCCCCAGAGGCATCCGTTTTATCAAAGAGATTCCTTCCTAGACTAGTAAGACCTGCGGGATTGACAAAACGTGCTATCTGAATCTGACCTACCTGCGTTATGTTACCTGCCTGATCCGTGACTGAAACAACCCCTGTCTTGTCTACCGTTATAACGAGAGCGGTACTGGGGATGTTTATTGTGGGTACCAATAAAAGCCCTTCTGAGTTAACGATATTACCATCCTTGTTTAGTTTAAAACTACCCGCCCTAGTATAAACCGTTTTGCCAGTACCGTCATCAACCTGAAAGAATCCCTCTCCCTCTATAGCCCAGTCAAGGGAATTACCCGTTTGAACAAAATCACCTTGAGTAAATATCTTCTGGGTAGAGACAGCCTTCACACCCATACCGATCTCCATTCCTGCTGGTAGCTGGTTACCCGTTGCCGAAGTTGAGCCGGCCTTTGTCAAAACTTGATACATAAGATCTTGAAAATTGGCCCTCGACCTTTTGAAACCGACTGTATTTATGTTTGCAAGATTATTGGCAATAACATCCTGCTCAATCTGCTGTGCTGTCATTCCAGTAGCTGCCGTGTAAAGAGATCTAATCATGATGCCTCCTTTCTACGCAATGCGACCAATGCGGCTTGTGGATAATTTGTCTCCATCATTTATCGTTTGAATCAATCTCTGATATGTTTCCATTAACCTGTGGAGTTCGATCATGTTCACCATTTCTCGTATTACATTCACATTGGAAAATTCTAGGTAGCGTTGCCTCACATTGTGATGTTTTTCTACCTGCTCCGGAGATTCCTCTGATCTAAAGTAACCGTTGACATCTCGCGACAGTTTGTTTAAATTTTTAAACGTTACAATGGACAACTGACCAACGGGATTACCATCAACAACCAACGTACCATCTGAACTCACATCCACATTGCTTCCCTGAATTCTCAGAGGACCCGAGATCCCCATCACACGATCACCCCATTGAGTAACAAGATAACCCTCATGATCAATTGTAAAATCTCCCCTCCTTGTGTATCGGAGTCCCTCTGCTGTCTGCACAACAAAAAAACCTTCTCCCGATAAGGCAAAATCGAAAAGATTACCCGTAAACTGAACAGAGCCTTGACGAAAATCAATAACCGTTTTCTCATCAAACATTTTACTTTCTTTACCCGATTCATAAACGATACAATCCTGCTTAAAACCGGTGGTTGCTGCATTTGCGAGGTTGTTAGAAACAACATCCATACGCTTCATCACCCGTTCAGCAAAATGAGATACCTGAACCACATCGTTTATCATCATCTACCTCAAAAATTCTTTTTTGTGATTTTATTTTGCAATTGATGTGCCAATAATTTATCTCACTCAACAGAGTGAAATTTCAGCTAAGTTTGCAAAATAGATTTCAACGTGCGTAGAAAGTTAAGGAAGGAATTTTTTTCCCGAGTCAATTATTTGGCAGATTTTCCCTTTTTTTCTCGTTTAGTCGATAAACAAAAGCCAAAATTTCTGCGATCGCACGGTAAAGTTCTGAAGGAATCTCCTCTTCCAGTTCCAGCCGGCACAGCACTTGAACAAGCCAGGGATCTTCTTTTATTGGTATTCCATGCTCCCGAGCAAGTGCGATTATTTTTTCAGCGACAAAACCACGGCCTTTTGCGACTACGCGTGGGGCTCTGTCCCTTTGTGCATCATAAGCAACAGCAGCGGCAAGGAGTTTCTCGGACCTTTTCTTCATTCTCTGACCTATGCGAAAACACTCAACGTTTCCAGATTATTTACAAATAGTCTACTTCTGTAATCCGTAATCATCCTTTTAAAATCAGCTTCGTATGTGCACGTAAAATAATTAACTATGAATCCGGCATCAATCAAAAGATCTTTCAATTTTGGCAACTGTTCTGAAATCTCAAAATGTGTGGATTTTTCACAACAACAAATATGACAATCCATACTCTTACCCTTTATCCACACTTCGACAAATATCTCACCCAACATATCGGGATTAAGCAACATAACAAAGTGATACGTTCTTTCGTTGGTGGATTCACTCTGTATCCATCTTTCTATATACAGGTCCTGTTGTAGTATTCCACCTGGAATCATCACTGGTATGGGAAAGTAATACGGATCACCGTACTGCTCAGCTACGACATTTAAAATCTGTAGTGTTTCTATCGATTCAACCGCTTCCTGTACTTTTTTGCAGAATTGCTCAATAAACATCCTTTCTAAACAGTCATCCGTACTCTCCATTAAGTTCCTCAATACCTGCAGAAGTTCCAAATATGCACCCTTTAATCCCGCCCTCTCTCTGATTTTCGAATCAGACCTGTTATCATGGAGAGTTTTCAACAAACCACTTTCAAAGATAAGCCCCATGTGCTTAACATATCCACTAATATCAGGTGATCCTTCACCACCTCTAACGAAAGAAAATAAAATCCTCTTCAAGAAATGATTAACCCTCTCAACATGTTTGGTAACAACCTCTCGAGTGTATGGAGAGACATCTCTTAGTGCATCAATACATTTAAAGAATTCCATCAATGAATGTGTGAATCGCTGGGGATTGGACCGATGTAGCAGCAAATAATACTTGATACCAGAGTCAGACTCTTTCGTAGAGAGAATTTCCAATTCTATACGAGGGA carries:
- the flgA gene encoding flagellar basal body P-ring formation chaperone FlgA — protein: MVDERSIRQVVRQYIEGGIPWAKEDVHIEFLENAWARKLPVGEKVIIYVERIGSGEFIGNLSFNVTLETSKGMKKNIVVPVRVAVNRPVVVARESLGRNRILQAEDVEVKSKWVYHLNPKLVSSVDQVVGRVLVAPVAKGVEITQDVLKEPILVRKGKVVKLQLDRGSIQIDTVAICEEDGMRDAIVKVRNMSSNRIVYARVVGENHVVIDY
- the flgG gene encoding flagellar basal-body rod protein FlgG, giving the protein MIRSLYTAATGMTAQQIEQDVIANNLANINTVGFKRSRANFQDLMYQVLTKAGSTSATGNQLPAGMEIGMGVKAVSTQKIFTQGDFVQTGNSLDWAIEGEGFFQVDDGTGKTVYTRAGSFKLNKDGNIVNSEGLLLVPTINIPSTALVITVDKTGVVSVTDQAGNITQVGQIQIARFVNPAGLTSLGRNLFDKTDASGDALVGNPGTEGRGYINQFFLEMSNVNVIEEMVKMIVGQRNYEINSKSIQTADSMLGIVNNLKR
- a CDS encoding flagellar hook basal-body protein — encoded protein: MMINDVVQVSHFAERVMKRMDVVSNNLANAATTGFKQDCIVYESGKESKMFDEKTVIDFRQGSVQFTGNLFDFALSGEGFFVVQTAEGLRYTRRGDFTIDHEGYLVTQWGDRVMGISGPLRIQGSNVDVSSDGTLVVDGNPVGQLSIVTFKNLNKLSRDVNGYFRSEESPEQVEKHHNVRQRYLEFSNVNVIREMVNMIELHRLMETYQRLIQTINDGDKLSTSRIGRIA
- a CDS encoding EscU/YscU/HrcU family type III secretion system export apparatus switch protein; its protein translation is MKKRSEKLLAAAVAYDAQRDRAPRVVAKGRGFVAEKIIALAREHGIPIKEDPWLVQVLCRLELEEEIPSELYRAIAEILAFVYRLNEKKRENLPNN